Proteins encoded by one window of Nicotiana tabacum cultivar K326 chromosome 10, ASM71507v2, whole genome shotgun sequence:
- the LOC107819178 gene encoding uncharacterized protein LOC107819178, translating into MSRIDCAFINSAWLNIMASFRVQFLLENISDHCPLKLTPYSAQRKNKDAFKFCNVWSSHPDFLEVVKEGWTQSIQGCSMFQVMKKMKLLNVKFKSFSRRYFSDIVAREDEDRLALAKIQSELHRNPLDTRIQQVENDLFQRFKRSSDLAKFFSRMVTDQQEIADVFVEYYQVLLGTKGGNRIAAFQSFMKNGHTLTTSQQLKLVRQYTAAEVKKQYLALRKLRVQVISKRLKEALYALVADNQAAFIEGRSLLHNVLIYHDLLRYYNRKTTPRCLVKIDLKKAYDMVSWDFSEEILRCYGFLIPFIKLIMVGVTSTSFTIKVNGEGYGYFKGKRGLRQGDRMSLLFVLVMEYLSRVLRQMGDLPDFQYHPMYKSTKLTHLIFADDLILFVKGTIKSIYRMMEAINHFSGQPGQITHIFSSDRRGFEKGNLGYYWIFSWLITYEVINAVLFSVYNFWGAVFILLQTVSKAIDRKCRDYLWGSTEEHRKMSLVAWKKVRQPKKFGGLNIKGCKQWNVASIGDTACCLCGMDVLEMHIHLFAECQWITNLRADLVTWSGISIPTKNVSKTYNR; encoded by the exons ATGTCAAGAATTGACTGCGCTTTCATCAATTCAGCATGGCTAAATATCATGGCTAGTTTTCGAGTACAATTCCTACTAGAAAATATTAGTGATCATTGCCCTTTAAAATTGACTCCATATAGTGCACAAAGGAAGAACAAGGATGCTTTCAAGTTTTGTAATGTGTGGTCCTCACATCCAGATTTTTTGGAGGTAGTTAAGGAAGGCTGGACGCAATCAATCCAGGGGTGCAGCATGTTTCAAGTTATGAAGAAGATGAAATTGTTGAATGTTAAATTTAAAAGTTTCAGTAGAAGATATTTTAGTGACATTGTAGCAAGGGAAGATGAAGACAGGTTAGCACTTGCAAAGATACAATCAGAATTGCATAGAAATCCTCTTGATACTAGGATTCAACAGGTAGAGAATGATCTCTTTCAAAGGTTCAAGAGGTCATCCGATCTTGCTAAG TTCTTCAGTAGAATGGTGACAGATCAACAAGAGATAGCAGATGTATTTGTAGAATATTACCAGGTGCTACTAGGGACTAAAGGGGGTAACAGAATAGCAGCTTTTCAGAGCTTTATGAAAAATGGACATACTTTGACTACATCACAACAGCTAAAGCTGGTGAGGCAATACACAGCTGCTGAAGTCAAGAAGCAATATTTAGCACTGAGGAAACTAAGAGTCCAG GTAATCAGTAAGAGACTCAAGGAAGCACTTTATGCCTTGGTTGCTGACAACCAAGCTGCGTTCATTGAAGGGAGATCTCTCCTACACAATGTACTAATATACCATGATTTGTTGAGATACTATAATAGGAAGACTACACCTAGGTGTTTAGTGAAAATTGATCTTAAGAAGGCATATGATATGGTTAGCTGGGATTTTTCAGAAGAGATACTCAGATGTTATGGATTTCTTATACCATTTATAAAGCTCATTATGGTAGGTGTAACATCAACTTCTTTCACTATCAAGGTTAATGGAGAAGGCTATGGATATTTTAAAGGAAAGAGAGGGCTCAGACAAGGAGACCGTATGTCTCTTCTCTTTGTGTTGGTTATGGAATATCTGTCAAGAGTTCTAAGGCAAATGGGTGACCTGCCAGACTTTCAATATCATCCTATGTACAAAAGCACTAAGCTAACTCATCTTATTTTTGCAGATGACTTAATATTGTTCGTTAAAGGCACCATAAAGTCTATATACAGAATGATGGAAGCTATCAATCATTTCAGTGGCCAACCTGGACAAATCACACATATTTTTAGCTCGGATAGAAGAGGATTTGAAAAAGGAAATCTTGGATACTATTGGATTTTCTCTTGGCTCATTACCTATGAG GTCATCAATGCTGTGCTTTTTTCTGTGTATAACTTTTGGGGAGCTGTTTTTATACTCCTTCAAACTGTGTCTAAAGCAATAGATAGGAAGTGTAGGGATTACTTATGGGGCAGCACTGAAGAGCATAGGAAAATGTCTTTGGTTGCTTGGAAAAAAGTCCGTCAACCAAAGAAATTTGGAGGACTTAATATCAAAGGATGCAAGCAATGGAATGTGGCCTCTATAG GAGATACTGCATGCTGTTTATGTGGGATGGATGTTCTGGAGATGCACATCCACTTATTTGCAGAGTGTCAATGGATTACCAACTTAAGAGCTGATCTAGTTACTTGGTCTGGTATCAGTATCCCTACAAAGAATGTATCTAAAACATACAATCGATAA